The Microbacterium schleiferi genome contains the following window.
GGCAAGTACTACCGAGTCGGCACGATGTTGAAGAAGGATGCCGTTTCGGCGCGACTGAATTCGGAAGCCGGCATCAGCTACACGGAGTTCAGCTACCAGATCCTGCAGGGTCTGGACTACCTCGAGCTGTTCCGGCAGTACGGGTGCGTCCTGCAGACCGGGGGCAGCGACCAGTGGGGCAACCTCACCAGCGGGACCGACCTGATCCACCGGGTGGAGGGCGTCTCGGTGCACGCCATCGGCACACCCCTGATCACCAACAGCGATGGCACGAAGTTCGGTAAGAGCGAGGGCAACGCCATTTGGCTGGATCCCTCGATGTGCAGTCCCTACCGGATGTACCAGTTCTGGCTCAATACGGATGATGCCGACGTCATCGCGCGGATGAAGATCTTCACGTTCCTCACTCGCGACGAGATCGAGGAGTACGAGCGACTGGTCGCGGTGGAACCCTACCGCCGGGCGGCGCAGAAGCGGCTGGCGCTGGAAGTGACAACCACGGTGCATGGCGCGGAAGCGACTGCCGCCGTGATCGCGGCGTCTGAGGCGCTGTTCGGCCAGGGGGATCTGACAGCGCTCGATGCGGCCGTGCTGCGCACGGCGCTCGAGGAGTTGCCGCATGTGGAGGGCAGTCCGGAGATGAGCGTCGTCGACGCCCTCGTCGCGACCGGGCTGGTTGCCAGTCTCTCCGATGGACGGCGCGCGATCGCGCAGGGCGGCGTTTCGCTCGACGGCATCCGCGTCGACGACGACGGAGCGCTGATCACGGGTGCGCTTCCCGGGGGAGTGTCCGTGATTCGTCGCGGGAAGAAGACGCTCGCCGGTGTCTTCGTTCGTGGCTGAATGGGCGCACACCCGGTGCGCTGCGCCGCATGATTTCGGTGCGGACGAGCGCGACACGCCCGGGATGCGGTCAGGATTTGTCACGCCGTTCACATCCGCGTAATGTCTTTCTTGTTCGCCCCAAAGGAGCGCGGTGAGGCTGAGAGCCTCCCCTCCTCAAGCAGTGAACCACCCCCCAACAAACAG
Protein-coding sequences here:
- the tyrS gene encoding tyrosine--tRNA ligase, translated to MSATVVSATAPANDPTFENVWDEIVWRGLVHVSTDQEALRALLSEGPITYYCGFDPTAPSLHLGNLVQLLLMRRIQLAGHRPLGLVGGSTGLVGDPRPSAERTLNTKETVAEWVSILRGQVERFLSFEGDNAARIVNNLDWTAPMSAIDFLRDVGKYYRVGTMLKKDAVSARLNSEAGISYTEFSYQILQGLDYLELFRQYGCVLQTGGSDQWGNLTSGTDLIHRVEGVSVHAIGTPLITNSDGTKFGKSEGNAIWLDPSMCSPYRMYQFWLNTDDADVIARMKIFTFLTRDEIEEYERLVAVEPYRRAAQKRLALEVTTTVHGAEATAAVIAASEALFGQGDLTALDAAVLRTALEELPHVEGSPEMSVVDALVATGLVASLSDGRRAIAQGGVSLDGIRVDDDGALITGALPGGVSVIRRGKKTLAGVFVRG